In the Aromatoleum bremense genome, one interval contains:
- the gspE gene encoding type II secretion system ATPase GspE, whose protein sequence is MNDAAPLPYGFASTHGILVAGRSDASAELVLRDDASLAALAEVRRTLGVPVSITRVTRAVFEARLADAYNGTDSSAAEVIADAGQDIDLSKLITELPAVADLLDSQDDAPIIRMINALLTQAVRDGASDIHIEPYERRSLVRLRRDGILRDIAEVHRGLHAAMASRIKIMANLDIAEKRLPQDGRIGLRLAGRQVDVRVSTLPTTHGERIVLRLLDKSTAQLGLDALGMAPDTRASFGALLGQPHGIVLVTGPTGSGKSTTLYAAIQSMDAARMNIVTVEDPVEYDLPGVGQIQANPRIDLTFARALRAILRQDPDVIMIGEIRDLETAQIAVQASLTGHLVLATLHTNDAPSAVTRLADMGVEPFLLASTLRGVLAQRLVRRLCPACREAAPATASEAAAFGDACPATLWTAHACPACSHTGYSGRSGLYELLVTDEALARLIHDGADEAQLRGHARRAGTRSLRDDGLRYLADGLTSAEELLRVTKD, encoded by the coding sequence GTGAATGACGCCGCGCCCCTGCCCTACGGTTTTGCCAGCACTCACGGCATACTCGTCGCGGGGCGCAGCGACGCGTCGGCCGAACTCGTGCTGCGCGACGACGCGAGCCTCGCCGCGCTCGCCGAAGTGCGCCGCACGCTCGGCGTCCCGGTCTCGATTACGCGCGTCACGCGCGCGGTGTTCGAGGCGCGTCTGGCCGACGCGTACAACGGCACCGACAGCAGCGCCGCCGAAGTCATCGCCGATGCGGGTCAGGATATCGATCTGTCGAAACTGATCACCGAACTGCCTGCGGTCGCCGATCTCCTCGACAGCCAGGACGACGCGCCGATCATCCGCATGATCAACGCGCTGCTGACGCAGGCGGTGCGCGACGGCGCCTCGGACATCCACATCGAACCGTACGAGCGCCGCTCGCTGGTGCGGCTGCGCCGCGACGGCATTTTGCGCGACATCGCCGAAGTGCATCGCGGCCTGCACGCGGCGATGGCGTCGCGCATCAAGATCATGGCGAACCTCGACATCGCCGAAAAACGCTTGCCGCAGGACGGGCGCATCGGCCTGCGGCTCGCCGGGCGCCAGGTCGACGTGCGCGTGTCGACGCTGCCGACAACGCATGGCGAGCGCATCGTGCTGCGCCTGCTCGACAAGAGCACGGCGCAGCTCGGGCTCGATGCGCTCGGCATGGCACCGGACACCCGCGCCTCGTTCGGCGCGCTGCTCGGGCAGCCGCACGGCATCGTGCTGGTGACCGGCCCGACCGGCTCCGGCAAGAGCACGACGCTGTACGCGGCGATTCAGTCGATGGACGCCGCGCGGATGAACATCGTCACGGTCGAAGACCCGGTGGAATACGACCTGCCCGGCGTCGGCCAGATCCAGGCCAATCCGCGCATCGACCTGACGTTCGCGAGGGCGCTGCGCGCGATCCTCCGCCAGGACCCGGACGTCATCATGATCGGCGAGATCCGTGACCTCGAGACGGCGCAGATCGCGGTGCAGGCGAGCCTCACCGGCCATCTCGTGCTCGCGACGCTGCACACCAACGACGCGCCGTCGGCCGTCACGCGCCTCGCCGACATGGGCGTCGAACCGTTCCTGCTCGCCTCGACCTTGCGCGGCGTGCTCGCGCAACGGCTGGTGCGCCGGCTGTGCCCGGCGTGCCGCGAGGCGGCGCCGGCCACCGCCTCGGAGGCCGCCGCGTTCGGCGACGCCTGCCCGGCGACGCTGTGGACCGCGCACGCCTGCCCCGCCTGCAGCCACACCGGCTACAGCGGCCGCAGCGGCCTCTACGAACTGCTCGTCACCGACGAGGCGCTCGCACGGCTGATCCACGACGGCGCGGACGAAGCGCAGCTGCGCGGACACGCCCGTCGCGCCGGCACCCGCAGCCTGCGCGACGACGGCCTGCGTTATCTCGCGGACGGCCTCACGTCGGCCGAAGAGCTGCTGCGGGTGACGAAGGACTGA
- the gspF gene encoding type II secretion system inner membrane protein GspF → MTAFRYRAVDDAGHESAGVLEADTARAARGLLRERGLFPLDVANMRGAAGHSRRSGRLRDAELTLLSRQWATLLASGLTVDASLAALIEQAEREATRQILAGVRSEILAGYGLRAALERYPAAFPTIYRASVAAGEQSGELPGVMMQLADYLERRSALRQKTLQALLYPAIVAAVALLVVIGLMTYVVPQVVTVFQHSRQALPLLTRAMIGLSALLREWGWLVLVATGGLGLWARMLLRNPSVQRRWDARLLRLPVLGRHLRTLDATRFASTLAILTGSGVPLLPALEAGREVMTRLPLQDAVRDAAERVREGHGLARALGATAAFPPLLIHMIANGEATGRLDELLERAARLQQQELENRTAVLTSLLEPALLLAMGALVLAIVLAVMQPIIEINTLLR, encoded by the coding sequence ATGACCGCGTTCCGCTACCGTGCCGTCGATGACGCCGGACATGAAAGCGCCGGCGTGCTCGAAGCCGATACCGCACGCGCCGCACGCGGCCTGCTGCGCGAGCGCGGCCTGTTTCCGCTGGACGTGGCGAACATGCGCGGCGCGGCCGGGCATTCCCGCAGGTCGGGCCGGCTGCGCGACGCGGAGCTCACGCTGCTGTCGCGCCAATGGGCGACGCTGCTCGCCTCCGGCCTCACCGTCGATGCGTCGCTCGCCGCGCTGATCGAACAGGCGGAGCGCGAAGCGACGCGCCAGATCCTCGCCGGCGTGCGCTCCGAGATCCTCGCCGGCTACGGCCTGCGCGCCGCGCTCGAGCGCTACCCGGCCGCGTTCCCGACGATCTACCGCGCCTCGGTCGCCGCCGGCGAGCAGTCCGGCGAGCTGCCCGGTGTGATGATGCAGCTCGCCGACTACCTCGAGCGGCGCAGCGCGTTGCGCCAGAAAACGCTGCAGGCGCTGCTGTACCCGGCGATCGTCGCGGCCGTCGCGCTGCTCGTCGTGATTGGCCTGATGACCTACGTCGTGCCGCAGGTCGTCACGGTATTCCAGCACAGCCGGCAGGCGCTGCCGCTCTTGACGCGCGCGATGATCGGCCTGTCCGCCCTCCTGCGCGAATGGGGCTGGCTGGTGCTCGTCGCCACCGGCGGCCTGGGGCTGTGGGCCCGCATGCTGCTGCGCAATCCTTCGGTGCAACGGCGCTGGGACGCGCGGCTGCTGCGCCTGCCGGTGCTCGGCCGCCATCTGCGCACGCTCGACGCGACGCGCTTCGCGAGCACGCTGGCGATCCTCACCGGCAGCGGCGTGCCGCTGCTGCCGGCGCTCGAGGCGGGCCGCGAAGTCATGACGCGCCTGCCGCTGCAGGACGCCGTGCGCGACGCGGCCGAGCGCGTGCGCGAAGGTCACGGCCTCGCGCGGGCGCTCGGCGCCACTGCGGCGTTTCCGCCGCTGCTGATCCACATGATCGCGAACGGCGAAGCCACGGGGCGCCTCGACGAACTGCTCGAACGCGCCGCGCGGCTGCAGCAGCAGGAACTGGAAAACCGCACCGCGGTGCTGACCAGCCTGCTCGAACCCGCGCTGCTGCTCGCGATGGGCGCGCTGGTGCTCGCGATCGTGCTCGCGGTGATGCAGCCGATCATCGAAATCAACACCCTGCTGAGGTAA
- the gspG gene encoding type II secretion system major pseudopilin GspG: MPHRSTLPRCRCRGFTLIEVMIVIVILGVLAALVVPRVMSRPDEARVVAAKQDIASLMQALKLYKLDNRRYPTSEQGLRALVERPAAAPQPDSWKSYLERLPNDPWGTPYQYLNPGLQSDVDVMSLGADGTPGGEGFDADIGSWNL; the protein is encoded by the coding sequence ATGCCGCACCGCTCCACCCTCCCCCGCTGCCGCTGCCGCGGCTTCACGCTCATCGAAGTGATGATCGTCATCGTCATCCTCGGCGTGCTCGCCGCGCTGGTCGTGCCGCGCGTCATGAGCCGGCCCGACGAGGCTCGCGTCGTCGCTGCGAAGCAGGACATCGCCTCGCTGATGCAGGCGCTGAAACTCTACAAGCTCGACAACCGCCGCTACCCGACCAGCGAACAGGGCCTGCGGGCGCTCGTCGAGCGCCCCGCCGCGGCGCCGCAGCCGGACAGCTGGAAGTCCTACCTCGAACGTCTGCCGAACGATCCCTGGGGCACCCCCTACCAGTACCTCAACCCAGGGCTGCAGAGCGACGTCGATGTGATGAGCCTGGGCGCGGACGGCACGCCCGGCGGCGAAGGTTTCGATGCCGACATCGGCTCCTGGAATCTCTGA
- a CDS encoding prepilin-type N-terminal cleavage/methylation domain-containing protein yields MPTSAPGISERRAARRSGHRTGSGFTLVELLVVMIVIGIAVAGASLGLDALRGRDAALAAERLRWVLEASAERAQVRGRPIAMELLPDGYRFSALDADGRWVAFDEPPVFAERLLPQQMHWELRVEGRPAERLVFGARAPRFELVLHAPEGDITLSGSETGAVVQQRSAERGA; encoded by the coding sequence ATGCCGACATCGGCTCCTGGAATCTCTGAGCGGCGCGCCGCGAGGCGGTCCGGCCACCGCACGGGGAGCGGTTTCACGCTCGTCGAACTGCTGGTGGTGATGATCGTCATCGGCATCGCCGTCGCGGGCGCGTCGCTCGGGCTCGACGCGCTGCGCGGCCGGGATGCGGCGCTCGCCGCCGAGCGCCTGCGCTGGGTGCTCGAGGCCAGCGCCGAGCGCGCGCAGGTGCGCGGCCGGCCGATCGCGATGGAATTGCTGCCGGACGGCTATCGCTTCAGCGCCCTCGACGCGGACGGCCGCTGGGTCGCGTTCGACGAGCCTCCCGTGTTCGCGGAAAGACTCCTGCCGCAGCAGATGCATTGGGAATTGCGTGTCGAGGGCCGGCCGGCCGAGCGTCTCGTGTTCGGCGCCCGCGCGCCGCGCTTCGAGCTGGTGCTGCACGCCCCGGAAGGCGACATCACGCTGTCGGGCAGCGAAACCGGGGCGGTCGTCCAGCAGCGGTCGGCGGAGCGCGGCGCATGA
- the gspI gene encoding type II secretion system minor pseudopilin GspI encodes MKRPAGFTLLECVIALAILAVAMTSALRAVGNTVQSAAALKERTLAGWVAQNRLAELRATAAWPALGRNAGQAMQAGRRYLWREEIHPTPNPLFRRVEVQVFGESGTTALAGFSAFVARPLR; translated from the coding sequence ATGAAGCGCCCCGCCGGCTTCACGCTGCTCGAATGCGTCATCGCGCTCGCGATCCTCGCGGTCGCGATGACCTCGGCGCTGCGTGCAGTCGGCAACACCGTGCAGTCGGCCGCAGCGCTCAAGGAGCGCACGCTGGCCGGCTGGGTTGCGCAAAACCGCCTCGCCGAACTGCGCGCGACCGCCGCGTGGCCGGCTCTCGGACGCAACGCGGGACAAGCGATGCAGGCCGGCCGCCGCTACCTGTGGCGCGAAGAAATCCACCCGACGCCGAACCCGCTGTTCCGCCGGGTCGAAGTGCAGGTGTTCGGCGAATCCGGCACGACGGCCCTCGCCGGGTTTTCCGCTTTCGTCGCGAGGCCGCTGCGATGA
- the gspJ gene encoding type II secretion system minor pseudopilin GspJ: protein MSARPHGLTLIELIVALAVFAVLGTLTYRGTAQLIDSRQRLGSDLERWRAIERALNLIETDLQQLAAPRPVAGRAAAIELHRSGGDSELRLLSLSSADTARRIAFRHAGARLEWLRWPGRDAHEAPRVDTLLDTVGAVRWRFLGSDGWLDHWPPGSSPGSIPAGVELQLDLPGAGTLTRLYALR, encoded by the coding sequence ATGAGCGCCCGCCCCCATGGACTCACGCTGATCGAGCTGATCGTCGCGCTGGCGGTGTTCGCGGTGCTCGGCACGCTGACTTACCGCGGTACGGCGCAACTGATCGACAGCCGGCAGCGGCTCGGCAGCGATCTCGAACGCTGGCGCGCGATCGAGCGCGCGCTGAACCTCATCGAGACCGACCTGCAGCAGCTCGCCGCACCGCGGCCGGTCGCTGGCCGCGCTGCCGCCATCGAACTGCACCGCAGCGGCGGCGACAGCGAATTGCGGCTCCTCAGCCTGTCGTCCGCAGACACGGCGCGCCGCATCGCGTTCCGCCATGCCGGGGCGCGCCTCGAATGGCTGCGCTGGCCCGGACGCGACGCGCACGAAGCGCCGCGGGTCGACACGCTCCTCGATACGGTCGGCGCCGTGCGCTGGCGCTTTCTCGGCAGCGACGGATGGCTGGATCACTGGCCGCCCGGCTCCAGCCCCGGCAGCATTCCCGCTGGCGTCGAACTGCAGCTCGACCTGCCCGGGGCCGGCACCCTGACCCGCCTGTATGCGCTGCGCTGA
- the gspK gene encoding type II secretion system minor pseudopilin GspK: MRCAEAGSQRGAAVILALLSVALAAGLAAAALGDFGRSLDSVAGRQDQAQARLLARGAVDWARNVLADDFKRTNVDHAKEMWAVRVPPTPVGEGEVGGEIRDRSGLFNLNNLVPDGKADPVALAQFGRLLATLGVAPADAGRLAQAVVDWIGHRADRDDESGLASSDAHDGSSANGSLLDVAELRFVAGFDEALVHRLTPFVSALPAPSRINVNTAPAEVLAAVVTDLELNDARILVAERERAWFRDLADFSARLPPGAQPPETGLDVRSRHFAIIGRSGFGSAVVRMEVLLDRRETWPTILWQRIL, translated from the coding sequence ATGCGCTGCGCTGAGGCCGGTTCCCAACGCGGCGCGGCCGTGATCCTTGCGCTGCTCAGCGTCGCGCTCGCCGCCGGACTGGCGGCCGCGGCACTCGGCGATTTCGGCCGCTCGCTCGACAGCGTCGCCGGCCGCCAGGACCAGGCGCAGGCGCGGCTGCTCGCCCGCGGGGCGGTGGACTGGGCGCGCAATGTGCTGGCCGACGACTTCAAGCGCACGAACGTCGATCACGCGAAGGAAATGTGGGCGGTTCGCGTGCCCCCGACACCGGTCGGCGAAGGCGAAGTCGGCGGCGAGATCCGCGATCGTTCCGGCCTTTTCAACCTGAACAATCTGGTGCCCGACGGCAAGGCCGACCCAGTTGCGCTGGCCCAGTTCGGGCGGCTGCTGGCGACGCTCGGCGTCGCACCGGCAGACGCCGGCCGGCTCGCGCAGGCCGTCGTCGACTGGATCGGCCACCGTGCGGACCGTGACGACGAAAGCGGCCTCGCATCGTCCGATGCACATGATGGGTCGAGCGCGAATGGATCACTGCTCGATGTGGCCGAACTGCGCTTCGTCGCCGGTTTCGACGAAGCACTCGTCCACCGGCTCACCCCTTTCGTCAGCGCGCTGCCGGCCCCGAGCCGAATCAACGTCAACACCGCACCCGCCGAAGTGCTGGCCGCGGTCGTCACCGATCTCGAACTCAACGACGCCCGCATCCTTGTCGCCGAACGCGAACGCGCGTGGTTCCGCGATCTGGCCGATTTTTCGGCCCGTCTGCCGCCCGGCGCGCAGCCACCCGAGACGGGGCTCGACGTCAGGAGCCGCCACTTTGCCATCATCGGGCGATCCGGTTTCGGCAGCGCAGTGGTCCGCATGGAAGTATTGCTGGATCGCCGTGAAACCTGGCCCACCATCCTGTGGCAACGCATCCTATGA
- the gspL gene encoding type II secretion system protein GspL, translating into MTQRLIIYIDETWPAAPSAPWVLLDERNRIVQEGHSEPAHWPVVPHCELVLGGAQCSAFETRIPKAARREQERLLRYALETQLLKDVDAQHLAVTHQRPDGAGLEAGVLVISRARLRTVLARLAEVGRLPLRAVAELQAVPDGGSHWTLALGPTGGGILRVDATHAFVADAGALAEILVHALMQARASGAEPDALEVRRASTAPRSTEPEALAGTVAGLRVEAGAAYRWWETPAGSADLLHGEFAPSQRGSAGRQALRRPLILAAVAVGVFAAVNLASVLWQRHELDGIEERMRRLFITAVPDTPAIAPALQLRRHLDQARSLHGELREDDLLALLSAYTEIGGSAAPASVRTLDYEAGQLKLTLDAASASGIGVLEKRFALLGYVVRSTGGAAPSLTLSRKNQP; encoded by the coding sequence ATGACCCAACGACTCATCATCTATATCGACGAAACCTGGCCCGCCGCCCCGTCAGCGCCGTGGGTGCTGCTCGATGAGCGCAACCGGATCGTGCAGGAAGGCCACTCGGAACCCGCGCACTGGCCAGTCGTGCCGCATTGCGAACTCGTGCTGGGCGGCGCCCAATGCAGCGCATTCGAGACCCGCATTCCGAAAGCCGCGCGCCGCGAACAGGAGCGGCTGCTGCGCTACGCGCTCGAAACCCAGCTGCTGAAGGACGTGGATGCACAGCACCTCGCGGTGACGCATCAACGCCCCGATGGCGCAGGGCTCGAGGCGGGCGTGCTGGTGATCAGCCGCGCGCGGCTTCGCACCGTGCTCGCCCGGCTCGCCGAAGTCGGCCGCCTGCCGCTGCGCGCGGTCGCCGAACTGCAGGCGGTCCCTGATGGCGGATCGCACTGGACGCTGGCGCTCGGCCCGACGGGCGGAGGCATCCTGCGCGTCGACGCGACGCACGCGTTCGTCGCCGATGCCGGCGCGCTCGCCGAGATCCTCGTGCATGCGCTCATGCAGGCCCGCGCGAGCGGCGCCGAACCGGATGCCCTGGAGGTCCGGCGTGCGTCCACGGCGCCGCGAAGCACGGAGCCGGAAGCGCTTGCCGGCACAGTGGCCGGATTGAGGGTCGAGGCCGGCGCGGCATATCGATGGTGGGAAACCCCGGCTGGGAGTGCCGATCTGCTGCACGGCGAATTCGCCCCCTCGCAGCGGGGGTCGGCCGGGCGCCAGGCATTGCGCCGGCCGCTGATTCTCGCCGCCGTGGCGGTCGGGGTCTTCGCCGCGGTGAACCTTGCCTCCGTACTGTGGCAGCGCCACGAGCTCGACGGCATCGAAGAGCGCATGCGCCGGCTCTTCATCACCGCGGTCCCCGACACGCCGGCGATCGCCCCCGCACTGCAGTTGCGCCGCCATCTGGACCAAGCCCGCAGCCTGCACGGCGAACTTCGCGAAGACGACCTGCTCGCGCTACTGTCCGCGTACACCGAGATCGGCGGCAGTGCGGCTCCCGCGTCGGTCCGCACCCTCGATTACGAAGCAGGGCAGCTGAAACTTACGCTCGATGCAGCGTCGGCAAGCGGGATCGGGGTGCTGGAAAAGCGTTTCGCGTTGCTGGGCTACGTTGTTCGAAGCACCGGCGGCGCGGCGCCGAGCCTGACGCTTTCAAGGAAAAACCAGCCATGA
- the gspM gene encoding type II secretion system protein GspM: MNPLTRIAAVVATRSPRERQLLAVAAIVVSASALFRIADQAWDARAQLARRLPEARSQLARMQEDAADLQRLRRTPLPAAAAMPTVLEAARAAAASRALPLLSIALSGETLQVRGTADFDVLVEWLADMHAELSLRPQRAVIATQGDTVSVDIDLTRAANP; encoded by the coding sequence ATGAACCCGCTGACCCGCATCGCGGCCGTAGTCGCGACGCGCTCGCCGCGCGAACGGCAGCTACTCGCGGTCGCCGCAATCGTCGTCAGCGCGAGCGCCCTTTTCCGCATCGCGGACCAGGCGTGGGACGCACGCGCGCAGCTCGCCCGGCGCCTGCCCGAAGCGCGCAGCCAGCTGGCGCGCATGCAGGAAGACGCGGCCGATCTGCAGCGACTACGCCGGACACCACTCCCGGCAGCTGCAGCGATGCCGACGGTGCTCGAAGCTGCGCGAGCCGCTGCCGCATCGCGCGCACTGCCGCTGCTGTCGATCGCCCTGTCCGGGGAAACGCTGCAGGTGCGGGGCACAGCAGATTTCGACGTGCTGGTCGAATGGCTCGCGGACATGCACGCGGAACTGAGTTTGCGGCCGCAGCGTGCGGTCATCGCCACCCAGGGCGACACGGTGAGCGTCGACATCGATCTGACACGCGCAGCGAACCCCTGA
- the gspN gene encoding type II secretion system protein N, translating into MKKLALFLLLGLALVLLRLPASLMDHVVASASDGRIRIAAAEGSFWRGSGTLATSDGQRRLRAMRPLTWRFGATGSALSLQLGEQGRPLAQLLFSVSGADLSGLDLDLPAALIADAIPHPAARVGWRGNAQFSAPAIACDWQGLCNGELRITWRDAGVDIVPGQRFGDYLLTLRLIGKRTALELDTVTGSIRVAGRGELNRNGTGSFAGTVEGDPEIVDRIPNIMDHNAARGGKPGMIRIMFP; encoded by the coding sequence ATGAAGAAGCTCGCGCTCTTTCTGCTGCTGGGTCTTGCGCTGGTGCTGCTGCGCCTGCCTGCGAGCCTCATGGACCATGTCGTCGCATCGGCCAGCGACGGACGCATCCGCATCGCTGCCGCCGAAGGCAGTTTCTGGCGCGGCAGCGGGACGCTCGCCACGTCGGACGGACAGCGCCGACTTCGCGCGATGCGGCCGCTCACATGGCGCTTCGGCGCCACCGGGAGCGCGCTGTCGCTGCAACTCGGAGAGCAAGGCAGGCCGCTGGCGCAACTGCTGTTCTCCGTGAGTGGCGCCGATCTGTCCGGGCTCGATCTCGACCTGCCGGCGGCGCTTATCGCCGACGCGATCCCGCACCCCGCGGCACGCGTCGGTTGGCGCGGCAATGCGCAATTCTCGGCACCGGCGATCGCGTGCGACTGGCAAGGCCTGTGCAACGGGGAACTGCGAATCACGTGGCGGGATGCCGGCGTCGATATCGTGCCCGGGCAACGTTTCGGCGACTATCTGCTCACGCTGCGGCTGATCGGCAAACGAACGGCGCTCGAACTCGACACGGTGACAGGGAGCATTCGTGTTGCCGGCCGCGGCGAGCTGAACCGGAACGGCACGGGTTCGTTTGCGGGCACAGTCGAGGGAGACCCAGAAATCGTCGACCGGATCCCGAACATCATGGACCACAACGCGGCCCGAGGCGGCAAACCGGGGATGATCAGGATCATGTTCCCCTGA
- a CDS encoding ABC transporter permease: MKLLGGLERLIRNASSLTLGALLIAVLIATPVISVFSNVFAGGTSGTWSHLASTVLPEFIRNTVILCVGVGLGVSSIGITTAWLTTMLDFPGRRFFQWALVLPLAVPAYVMAYVYTDFLQFVGPVQSWLRETFGWRPGQYWFPDVRTPGGAVAMFMFVLYPYVYLLARTAFLERASGMLEAGRSLGLGPWGCFFRVSLPLARPAVIAGTALALMETLADFGTVAYFGVQTFTTGIYRAWFSLGDRIAAAQLSAALLAFVVLVLVLEHASRGRARFNNTSRQQATPVPIRLSPLVGLVAALACFMPLLLGFLLPAGLLLDMAFSEGDAQFGSRFLHLARNSFVLASVTSVLAVVLAVVLAYAARLARSRLPQVLNRVVGLGYAVPGSVIAVGVLIPVTRLDNQLAAWWQDVFGVNPGLLLTGGIAALVYAYLTRFLAVALHTVDSSLGKITPSMDDASRCLGLGQFGTLRRVHVPILRGSLLTAGLLVFVDVMKELPATLVMRPFNFDTLATQAHTLASDERLTEASTAALTIVAVGLLPMFLISRQIVRGRRRTLEEAEV, translated from the coding sequence ATGAAGCTGCTAGGAGGGCTGGAGAGGCTGATACGGAATGCATCGTCGCTGACGCTCGGTGCGCTCCTCATCGCCGTGCTGATCGCGACGCCGGTGATATCGGTATTCTCGAACGTCTTCGCCGGGGGCACTTCCGGGACATGGTCGCACCTCGCAAGCACGGTGTTGCCCGAGTTCATTCGCAATACGGTAATCCTGTGCGTCGGCGTCGGGCTGGGTGTGTCGAGCATCGGCATCACGACGGCCTGGCTGACGACGATGCTCGATTTCCCGGGGCGGCGTTTTTTCCAGTGGGCGCTGGTCCTGCCGCTTGCGGTTCCGGCTTATGTCATGGCCTATGTCTATACCGATTTCCTGCAGTTTGTCGGCCCGGTGCAAAGCTGGCTGCGCGAGACCTTCGGCTGGCGCCCCGGACAATACTGGTTTCCCGACGTCCGGACGCCGGGCGGCGCGGTCGCGATGTTCATGTTCGTGCTCTATCCGTATGTCTATCTGCTCGCCCGCACCGCGTTCCTCGAGCGGGCCTCGGGCATGCTCGAAGCCGGACGTTCGCTCGGCCTCGGGCCGTGGGGCTGTTTCTTCCGCGTGTCGCTGCCGCTGGCGCGCCCCGCGGTCATCGCCGGGACCGCGCTGGCATTGATGGAGACCTTGGCCGACTTCGGCACGGTTGCCTATTTCGGCGTGCAGACCTTTACGACCGGCATCTACCGGGCGTGGTTTTCGCTCGGCGACCGCATCGCCGCGGCGCAGTTGTCGGCGGCGTTGCTGGCGTTTGTCGTGCTGGTCCTCGTGCTCGAACACGCCAGCAGGGGGCGGGCGCGCTTCAATAACACCTCGCGCCAGCAGGCGACGCCGGTCCCCATCCGCCTGTCGCCGCTTGTCGGGCTGGTGGCTGCGCTGGCCTGCTTCATGCCGCTGCTGCTGGGCTTTCTGCTGCCTGCCGGGCTGCTGCTCGACATGGCGTTCTCGGAAGGCGATGCTCAATTCGGCTCGCGCTTTCTCCACCTCGCGCGCAACAGCTTCGTCCTCGCGTCGGTGACCTCGGTGCTGGCGGTGGTGCTGGCGGTGGTGCTCGCCTACGCGGCGCGGCTCGCCCGTTCGCGACTGCCGCAGGTGCTCAACCGGGTCGTCGGCCTCGGGTATGCGGTGCCAGGTTCGGTGATCGCGGTCGGCGTGCTGATCCCGGTGACGCGGCTCGACAACCAGCTCGCGGCATGGTGGCAGGACGTGTTCGGCGTCAACCCCGGGCTGTTGCTGACCGGCGGCATCGCAGCCCTCGTGTATGCTTATCTGACGCGCTTCCTCGCGGTGGCCCTGCACACGGTGGATTCCAGCCTGGGCAAGATCACCCCCAGCATGGACGACGCGTCGCGTTGCCTGGGGCTTGGACAGTTCGGAACCCTGCGTCGGGTCCATGTGCCGATCCTGCGCGGCAGTCTCCTGACTGCGGGCCTGCTGGTTTTCGTCGATGTGATGAAGGAACTTCCCGCCACGTTGGTGATGAGGCCGTTCAACTTCGACACGCTGGCGACACAGGCGCACACGCTCGCATCGGACGAACGCCTGACCGAAGCCTCGACCGCGGCCTTGACGATCGTGGCGGTCGGGCTGTTGCCGATGTTCCTGATTTCGCGGCAGATCGTCCGCGGGCGACGGCGCACGCTGGAGGAAGCGGAAGTCTAG